GACATTAAGTCCACATCCCAGTCCCAATTCATTTCACTTGCAATCCCTCCAACATACAACTTCACTGGATGTTGCACCAAACGTCCCCTATGATGTATTCTAAGTCTCACAGTTTGTGTTTCACTTGGCCTACACAAAATAAAAACACACCTCTGTAAACAACAAGAACTGAATACGTAAACCACAATGTCACCAAGAACTGAATACGCAAACCACAAAATAAATCCCAACCACAATGTAACCATAAAGAAACCACAGACAAACTAGGACCTAAACGTAAAGCTAAACATAAATCCCAAACGTAAACCTAAACGTAAATCTCAAACGTATTCCTAAACGTATACACAATATCAGTACAAGAAGTTTGCATACCTCAAAACATAAGTTGGATTATCCATGGCGATGACGATGAACAAGGATTGCGATGGGGATGCCGACGATGAGTTAGGGTTCTTATTCCTGAGTTTGCATCTTCGTGGGTTTCTTCAGGTTTGAATCAAGTGTGTCTCTTCAAGTTTTGTtaattgttataatattttaataatgaaattgaattaataataaatataatgaaataataataataattttaatgacgcagctaaattttaattaatttaaaaatgagttttctgaggtgaaaataaatatttatgactAATAACTGACACGTCATCAAATGAAGTGCCGCCTCACTAAAAAATTGTTCCAAATTTGATGGAGGActaaaatcaaaaacaaaagatGAAAAAGGGACCAAAATCCAGGTTTTTAAAATGGGAggatcaaaactcaaaaaaaggTAAAATAGGGGAACCAAAGTTGCTATTAAGCCAATAAAATATTAGAAGTACAATAGTTGCACTACCTGGTATCGAGAGTATAGATATCTCACTATTTTAAAAGTTAGTGTCCATGTTTCAAATGTTTCAAAGACACAAGAACTCTATATAAAACTAAAGATATTAAAGAAAGCAAATGGAAAAATCACATGTATAACATCAAAACCCTTAAATTCCCAAATCTTACCAAACAATTTGAACGGTTCGAattttacataaaattaaaaaattaaaaagagattGAAATTAGTCATAACAaagaaaatgaaattgaaaactaaaaagaaaaaaaaattagtggTTACTGATGTCGCGAGATGACAAACAAGTCATATGTGCAGGTTGAGAAGTTCATGAttcaatgataaaaataaaatgtcgttcatacaaatttaaaatataaaaatcatgattgaatgaaattaaaggtaaaaaaaaatatgagaatgaTAATTATCCATGAGAAATTGATACAGTAAACTCAAACTAAAAATTCaccaaaataaaaattttaaacgcATTTAAAAAGAAAGTTGTTAGAATGATAAATTCAATCAGAAGGAAAGAACAAAGAGGAAGAAATTATAGATGTAATGATTGTTATAATCtctcaaaataaagattttgacAAATACACAATATCttgaaaaaaaactataaaataaagaGAAGGGACCGGAGCTGCTACTAAAGAAGAAATCTGCCCTCGTCCTTTAACACAGGGATAATCttacttaaaaataataaatttaaaagagttactccaaattttaatatatattttcattaatttaattctttaatttattatttaatttaattatttttaaaaatattttttatataaaaaatcaattaaaattattaaattaattaatgaaaattaagagttaaaatttggagtaagtctttTAAACTGTTGAATAAGAATATTCCTCCTTTCATAAAATTAGGAacctaaaatataaataaaatttataagttataaAATTTACCTAGtggtaaaaattaatttaaatgtttGACTTTTGAAAGTTGATTACACGTATTTGCTTATTATTGATACATGGGATATTTTATCCACAATTTATGAAGGGGAAGCCAAAAGAAAACCATATTTAATTTTAAGTATGTACGTTTGTGTTTTGTCATGTGAAATGTATTctttttgataaataaaaattcatcaaaataaaaatataacatgATAAATAGACTTTTTGATATTCAGGAATAAAAATTGGCCAGACTAAATCAACGTATTCCAATTGTTACTATATTGTTAAAGATTTTTTCGTAATATGGTTGGGTGATACACCATATATTATTGCTATTAATTAGGCGAGATCAACTCTAAGGAAGACTGTAATGCTATTAATTTTTTGCCATTAAAtcccaaattattttataatttccatATAAATTGCTGCAAATCCATTGCTCTTTTAAGCAATTTTTTTTCACCATCAGTAATCAGTCCACTGGACCTGACCAATCGGATTTAGAGGTCAGTTCTAATATTAAGTGCTTTCAAATCTTTCACGATCACAGATTACTCCATTTTTGTATCTGCTGTCTATGATGAATCCCTCGCCGGTGGTACTTCCTAACGATCTCATCTCAGAGGTACTTTCCATTCTTCCAGTTAAATCTATTCTTCGTTTTAAGTGTGTCAGTAACCATTGGAGAACCCTCATCTCCGATCATGCCTTTGTGAAATTGCATATTAAGAGATCAAAAACACGAATTCCATTCTTAACATTAGTAATAATTCATACAACAGAAATGTCCTTAGGCGGCATTCACTCTGATTGCAGTGTTGTTCCATACCCTATACGTAGTTTACTCGATAACCCCACGTTCACCCTTTTTGATGATCCTTACTATCATCTAAAAAACAAAGGATGTGATCGTATAGTTGGTTCATGCAACGGATTAATTCTTTTGGCTGGAACCGGTTATCTTACAAATTTCAACCATATTTCGAAGTCTAAGAATATAGATAACTGGTTCCGTGTTTGGAACCCGGCCACCATGACAACTTCTAAAAAATTCGGGTATTATCGCGCCTTTGGTGATTCTCAACGTTACAACTTTGCATTCGGTTGGGATAATTTGAAGGACAGTTATAAAGTGGTGGCGTACCGTTACAATCATCAATTCATATCACATGTGAGAATTCTTAATATAGATGATGATGTTTGGAGAAATGTTGAAAGTCTCCCGGCTGTTcccactactagaaatacacgtattacctgcggaatttcctgcggaaaatattccgcaggtatacctgcggaattttctgaGATTTTCCTAAATAAAAGAAGTTTCCTGCGGATCCAGCATTGGCAGCaaattccgcaggtatacctgcggattttcctgcgaaatatatattttaaacaaaatatctaacaaaaatataaattccgcaggtaatttcgcaggaaagttacctgcggaatttcctgcgaatATCTATTTTAACTGTAacgcaaaatccgcaggtaaatccgcagaaaacgttcctgcgaatttacctgcggatttaacatatttcaatattttaatttataaaaaaaattaattattattttttctcttttgttaattatttttatggtatttttttatttagtttaatttttatttttaatcataattttttctattttattaattatttttatggtattttttatttagtttaatttttatttttaatcataattttttctatgttattgattatttttataatgtattttagttaatttttaatcttaattttaatcttatttttaatcttaatttttaataaaataaataaatggtatgcaaatttttaataatatgtataatagttttta
The Vicia villosa cultivar HV-30 ecotype Madison, WI unplaced genomic scaffold, Vvil1.0 ctg.000525F_1_1, whole genome shotgun sequence DNA segment above includes these coding regions:
- the LOC131629135 gene encoding F-box/kelch-repeat protein At3g23880-like, with amino-acid sequence MAMTMNKDCDGDADDELGFLFLSLHLRGFLQITPFLYLLSMMNPSPVVLPNDLISEVLSILPVKSILRFKCVSNHWRTLISDHAFVKLHIKRSKTRIPFLTLVIIHTTEMSLGGIHSDCSVVPYPIRSLLDNPTFTLFDDPYYHLKNKGCDRIVGSCNGLILLAGTGYLTNFNHISKSKNIDNWFRVWNPATMTTSKKFGYYRAFGDSQRYNFAFGWDNLKDSYKVVAYRYNHQFISHVRILNIDDDVWRNVESLPAVPTTRNTQKVFMATGTQGYGAT